The following proteins are encoded in a genomic region of Macellibacteroides fermentans:
- a CDS encoding nucleoside-triphosphatase, translated as MVHIITGDIHSGKSTRFLNLYSQGNREVGLYAKKLYAPDQTIAGYNLVLLPIMDEIPFICLKESVASHGDYYTQGRFAFWKEAFKKGEDYILGSPSEKAVWIDEVGGLELKGLGFDFLLRTLIDSHRDVTFTVRTSLLKSILDRYNITEYILF; from the coding sequence ATGGTACATATTATAACAGGTGACATCCACAGTGGGAAAAGTACAAGATTCCTGAATTTATACTCCCAAGGGAACCGGGAAGTGGGGTTGTATGCTAAAAAGTTGTATGCCCCCGACCAAACTATAGCAGGCTACAACCTGGTTCTGCTGCCGATCATGGATGAAATTCCTTTTATATGTCTGAAAGAGTCCGTTGCAAGCCATGGAGATTATTACACCCAAGGCCGGTTTGCCTTTTGGAAAGAGGCTTTTAAAAAAGGCGAAGATTATATTTTAGGTTCCCCTTCCGAAAAGGCAGTCTGGATTGATGAGGTAGGCGGACTTGAACTAAAAGGGTTGGGTTTTGATTTCTTATTACGCACATTAATAGACAGCCACCGGGATGTAACCTTTACAGTACGAACCAGTCTGTTAAAGAGTATCTTAGACCGATACAACATCACAGAATACATCCTTTTCTGA